The Halobacillus ihumii genomic sequence GAAGAATGGAACTTGAAAATTTACTGTGATGAAGATCAGTTAAAGCAGCAAGTAAGTCAGAACAACACTGCTATTGAAGAAAAACGTAAAGAAATCAAAGAATTACCTCCAGGACGTCAATTTTTTGAGAGGAAAAAGATTGATAATCTCATTGAAAAAGAGCTCGATAAGGAAAGGAACCGGTTATGTGATCACGTTCATGAACAGTTAAAAGCTTATGCTGTGCATGCAGACGTGAAAAAGAACTGGGGGAAGGACGTCACAGGACTGAAGGAGAATATGAGCTGGAATAGTGTGTACCTGCTTCCTGTAGCAAAAGTAGAAGCCTTCTTAGCAGAGGTTGAATCCGAGGAGAAAGGATTAGATGGTTCGGGCTTGCGGCTAGAGGCTTCAGGACCATGGCCAGCTTACCATTTTTCCAGTTTTTCTTGAAATGAGGGGAATGGTTAGATGTCATCATTAAGAGAAACCGTCGAAAATAAAGAGGTAGGACTCATAGATATATTAGATGTCATTCTTGATAAAGGGGTAGCCATCAAAGGTGATCTGATTATTTCAATCGCCGGGGTTGACCTTGTCTATTTAGACTTACGTGTTTTAATTGCTTCAGTTGAAACGCTCGTGCAATCTTACGAAAATGATCAAAGTGGTGTAACATCAGACAACTTTGATGAGCAGAGGAGGGAATTAGTCGATGCAACCGGCCAGCCAAACAAATGGACGGATTAATCTTGATCCGGATAATGCAGAAGATGGCCTTGCTCAGCTAGTCATGACGGTGATTGAGCTATTAAGGCAAATCGTTGAACGACACGCGATGAGACGTGTGGAAGGCGGAACGTTAACAGAAGAACAGGTAGAAGACCTCGGTGTCGCCTTAATGAATTTAGAGGAAAAAATGGAAGAGTTGAAAGAGGTATTTGGCCTTGAAGCTGAAGATTTAAATATAGATCTTGGTCCATTAGGAAACCTGCTGTAGCACGACTTCGAAGAGGTATCAAAATAGGGAGGAGGCACTTAAGTTATGGCAGTTGAACAACCGATGCAATCCAGCACGATCGTCGATGTTTTGGAAAAAGTATTAGATAAAGGTGTCGTGATTGCAGGTGATATACGCGTCGGAATTGCAGATGTTGAGCTTTTGACAATTAAAATCCGCCTGATCGTTGCCTCGGTTGATAAGGCCAAGGAAATAGGCATGGATTGGTGGGAAACAGACCCTTACTTGAGCTCAAAGGCTACGGAAAATAACCAGGCACTAGAAGAGGAAAACAAAAAATTAAAAGAACGACTTGATGCTCTGGAAAGCCAAATGAGGAATAACCGCTGGAATACAGCTGATCAAGAATAATATAGGAGGGATCGATCATGGCTGAAAAAACAAAAGAAACCAATAATTCAAACAGCACAAATAAAGGCGGCCCAATTAGACGCGCCGCAACGGGTGGAATTGTCGGCGCAACTGTCGGATATTTATCAACACCTAAAAACAGAAGTAAACTCAAAGCTAAAGTTAGCAAAGAAGTCTTGAAGGGGCAGGGTTCGAAGCTTGGAAATATGGCCAAAGACACGTTTACGAGTGTGAAAGATTCAGGAATGGAAAAATCAAACCAAGCCTTTCAAAACATGAAATCCTCCACGTCGAACTTGCTGAAGAAAAACCGTGATCCTGAAGGTTCTGAGGATGAGGAAGAAGAGGAACTGGACACTATGGAAGATGAGGATACTGAACTTGAAATGAGTGAAACAGGGAAAGAAGATCATGAAGAAGAAGGGGATTATGAGCAGCTAAAAGAAGAAAATGAAATGCTTCAGGAACGGCTGCACAGTTTAGAAGAGAAAATGGACAAGTTCCTTGAAATGGGCAATACCGCTGCTGCTACCTCTGAGGAAGACGAGGAGGAGCAAGAAGAGGATTACGAGGATCAAAGTGAGGAGGAAGAAGAAGAGCAGGGAGAAGAAGTCTCTGAACAAAATAAGCGTTCATCAAGCAAAAGTAAGAAAAAGGAAAAGGATGAGGAAGTAGAAGAAGGAAAGGACTCCAAAGCGAAAAGCAATAAAAAGAATAGTGCGAAAAAGTCCGGTGGTACTAAAAAAACAAAAGTAAAGCAAAAAAATAAAGATTCAGATGATGCAGAGGAAGAGACAGCATTAGCAAGTAATGATGACACGTCTGCATAGGTAATCGAAAGATAAGGGAGAGATGACCAATGAGTGAAGCGACGAAAGATAATATACTAGAATTCTTTGTAAAGGCTTCAAATAAGCATGGATTTGAACTGGATATTTCCTTACTTGTTAACGGTGCGATTGTTTCCGGGACGATGGTTGCTGCTAAAGAGTATTTCGAAAATTTAAGTGAATCATTCGAGGACGGCAGCGACCTTTCGCAGGAATTGAGTAATCAGCTTGCTCAAGCAGGTGAATCTGCCGAATCCAATAATGACGGGGAAACTCATTTTATTCATTTGAAAAATACACGCGTTTACTGTGGGGACAGCAAACCGACACCTTCAAAAGGAAAAATTCTCTGGAGAGGGAAATTAAGTGAAGTAGACAGTTTCTTTCTAGGTAAAATCTCTGAACCTAAGAACACTAACAAAAAGTGATGATATTTTTTGAAGTCCGGAGTATGTTTGACTCTCTATAAAAACGTACCGAATCCAATTTGGTGCGTTTTTTGGATTTATTATGTATTATTTTAGGCGAATGTAGCTTTGACCCTGGGGACACGAATTCGGCCTTAGCGTCCGGGTGTTTGGTCTTACCTGGAGATCTGTCAATATAGTGGACATTCATGGACCGGTATTTGGACTATTCTGTTTCTTCCGCGCGTCCTCTTTCGAGACGCTTGGACGCCTCCGCCTAAAGGAAAGAATCAAAAACCAATTCATTCCTTTAGACAGAGGATATTTGGTTCTTTTTGAGCTTTTTATCATGGTTCATTTTATAGCTCTTTTCTTTTTCTAATGGTGTTAAATAGCCTAATGTAGAATGGATTCGTTTTTGGTTATAAAACTTGATGTAAAACTGAATGGCTAGTTTGGCTTCTGCTTTTGTCTCATAGACATGTTTGTATAGGTATTCTTTTTTCAGAGAGGCGAAGAAACTCTCTGCGCACGCATTGTCGTAGGGGTTTCCCTTCCGACTCATACTTATGGTCGCTTCTGCCTCCTTAAGCGTATCTAAATAGGCCTTGGAACAGTATTGAGAGCCACGATCTGAATGGTGAATCCAACCCGACTTAGGGTTGCGAATGGCCAAAGCCTTTTCCAAAGCTTTCAAACACAGGGTATGATTCATATGGTCATCT encodes the following:
- a CDS encoding GvpL/GvpF family gas vesicle protein codes for the protein MDKKIYLYGLIPAAEAEQQPLPSVEGFDGEGELYTLPIDDITAVVCDLDPNEYAEESIEQKINNDLEWLQKKAFHHHEALTLLYKNYTVIPLKFCTIYNSEESLQQSIKSNGDKVENSFQLLKGNEEWNLKIYCDEDQLKQQVSQNNTAIEEKRKEIKELPPGRQFFERKKIDNLIEKELDKERNRLCDHVHEQLKAYAVHADVKKNWGKDVTGLKENMSWNSVYLLPVAKVEAFLAEVESEEKGLDGSGLRLEASGPWPAYHFSSFS
- a CDS encoding gas vesicle protein, translating into MSSLRETVENKEVGLIDILDVILDKGVAIKGDLIISIAGVDLVYLDLRVLIASVETLVQSYENDQSGVTSDNFDEQRRELVDATGQPNKWTD
- a CDS encoding gas vesicle protein K gives rise to the protein MQPASQTNGRINLDPDNAEDGLAQLVMTVIELLRQIVERHAMRRVEGGTLTEEQVEDLGVALMNLEEKMEELKEVFGLEAEDLNIDLGPLGNLL
- the gvpJ gene encoding gas vesicle protein translates to MAVEQPMQSSTIVDVLEKVLDKGVVIAGDIRVGIADVELLTIKIRLIVASVDKAKEIGMDWWETDPYLSSKATENNQALEEENKKLKERLDALESQMRNNRWNTADQE
- the gvpT gene encoding YtxH domain-containing protein, with the translated sequence MAEKTKETNNSNSTNKGGPIRRAATGGIVGATVGYLSTPKNRSKLKAKVSKEVLKGQGSKLGNMAKDTFTSVKDSGMEKSNQAFQNMKSSTSNLLKKNRDPEGSEDEEEEELDTMEDEDTELEMSETGKEDHEEEGDYEQLKEENEMLQERLHSLEEKMDKFLEMGNTAAATSEEDEEEQEEDYEDQSEEEEEEQGEEVSEQNKRSSSKSKKKEKDEEVEEGKDSKAKSNKKNSAKKSGGTKKTKVKQKNKDSDDAEEETALASNDDTSA
- the gvpU gene encoding gas vesicle accessory protein GvpU; the encoded protein is MSEATKDNILEFFVKASNKHGFELDISLLVNGAIVSGTMVAAKEYFENLSESFEDGSDLSQELSNQLAQAGESAESNNDGETHFIHLKNTRVYCGDSKPTPSKGKILWRGKLSEVDSFFLGKISEPKNTNKK